TGACGGATTTACATATGATCCAATGAGCCCTGTTAATTCTTATGGTGGTAATGTTTGTTGCACAGGTAATGCTGTAAAAGGAGGAGCATTTGATCAAAGTGAAATGGAAAAAAGAGACGATATCTTAGTATATACCTCTGACCCTTTAAAAAAAGGTATCGAAGTGAGTGGATTTATAGAATCGACACTTTACGTTTCTTCTGATGCAAAGGATACTGATTTTACCATCAAAATTATGGATGTGTATCCTGATGGAAAGGCCTATAACTTAGATGAAACAATTCAGCGTGTTAGATATAGAGAAGGTTATGATAAAGAAGTGTTTATGGAAAATGGTAAAGTTTACGAAGTAAATTTAAGTCCGATGACCACGAGTAATTATTTTGAAAAAGGACATCGTATTCGCATAGAAATTTCGAGTAGTAATTTTCCTCGTTTTGCGAGAAACTTGAATACGGGTGGTAAAAATTATGACGAAACAGAAGGTGTAGTAGCTCATAATAAGATCCATCATTCAAGACAATACCCATCTCACATTAAATTACCTATCGTATTAAAATAAAGTCTTCGTTTTTTGAAGTATGAAATTATAGACGTGCAGTATTGATTTGTTATTTTTTAGCAAATTGATTTATTTAATTTAAAAACGTAAAATAGTTTGGCTGTATAGCTATGCATGTTTTACGTTTTTTTATCTTTGATCTCTTCAACGATAATTTTACAATTGCATTACCGATTTGTATTAAAATTTTCGCAATAGAACTAAAATTATAATAAAAGTGCAAAAAAACGATCCTTACGCAGCATTACGTTTTAAAGAGTTTAATATATTTTTAGTAATGCGTTTTGCGATGGTATTTGCTTGGTCCATGCAATTTGTAGTTATCGAATGGCAAGTGTATAGTTTAACTAAAGATCCACTTTCCTTGGGGATTATTGGTTTAATGGAAGTGATTCCTGCAGTTTCCTTAGCTCTGTTTGCAGGACATATTGTAGATCAAAAAGAGAAGAAAGGACTGCTAATTAAATGTCTATTGGCTTTTTCAGTGATTAGTTTTGGGTTGTTTTTACTAACATGGCCAGAAGTAATTTCAGGTTGGTCTTCCAATAAAATCCTTTATTCTATTTATTTTTTAGTCTTTTTAGGTGGATTTATTCGTGCCTTTTTAGGTCCAACAATTTTTTCTTTATTTGCGTTAATTGTTCCAAAAAAAATATATCCTAATGCCGCAACATGGAGTAGTTCTGTTTGGCAAATGGGAGTGGTTCTAGGCCCTGCTTTGGCCGGATTTTCTATCAATTGGATTGGTGTACATTGGTCTTTATGTCTGGTTTTTGCTTTTTCAATAATAGCACTAATCAGTTTGTCTTTTATTTCTAAAAAACCGATATTAAATCCCAAAATTGGTGAAAATGTGTTTAAAAGCTTAAAAGAAGGGATCAAGTTTGTTTATTCAACTAAAGTAATTTTAGGTGCTATAACCTTAGACATGATCGCTGTTTTATTTGGTGGAGCAGTAGCTTTATTGCCCATTTTTGCACAAGATATTTTACATGTTGGTTCCGAAGGATTTGGCATTCTAAGAGCGTCTCCAGCTGTCGGAGCCTTATTAATAATGTTCACATCTGCATATTTTCCGCTTAATAAAAATGCAGGTATGAAATTATTAGCCGCTATATTTGGATTTGGTATTTGTATTATTGTTTTTGGTTTATCTTCTTGGTTTTGGATTTCAGTTGTAGCCCTCTTTTTAAGTGGTGTAACCGATGGTATTTCTATGATTATTAGACAAACCATATTACAATTAAAAACGCCCGATCATATGCGTGGTAGAGTAGCATCAGTAAATTCAATGTTTGTTGGCTCTTCTAATGAGTTAGGAGCTTTTGAAAGTGGACTTACGGCTAAACTTATGGGTACTGTAACTGCCGTTGTATTTGGAGGAGCAATGACCTTACTTACCGTTGGTATGACAGGGGCTTTCTTTCCTAAATTAAGAAAATTAGACCTTCGTAAAGATATAAAAGAACATGAAAAAGAATAAGAATTAGTTTAACTCTAATCTTATAATTTTTTAAAATTAGAGTTAATTAAGACCTTCAAAATTACTTATATCAGTACCTTTGGCAACTTTAAAATCATTGATGTCAACGACTAATAAATTCTCCTTTGTAAACCCCAATAAAGTTCCATTTTTTTATGGGTATATCGTTTTGTTTATTGGTACAATTGGTGTTTGGGCTAGCATACCAGGTCAAACAGTAGGAGTCTCAGTATTTACTGATCCTGTTAAAGATGCATTAGGGCTTACCAGAAATCAGTTTAGCAATGCCTATATGATAGGTACTTTTATGAGTTCCTTTTTTGTGGCAAGGGCAGGAGTGCTTTTTGATAAATATGGGGCTCGGTATGTTGCATTCTTTGCGGCCATATTCTTAGCTATATCTTTATTATTAGCTTCCGTTTCGGTTTCAATAAGTGAATTCTTTAAAACGTTATTCAACAATACCTCTTGGATTATTCCATTTTCAGTAATTTCTTTGTTGTTTTTTATGATTAGGTTTAGCGGACAAGGTGTTTTGACCATGGCTTCTAGAAATATGATTATGATATGGTTTGATAAGAATCGAGGTAAAGTTAATGCTTTAAGTAGCGTTGCGGTTTCACTCGGGTTTTCTAGCTCTCCGATACTACTCAATAGACTTATTGATGATCATGGTTGGCAACTCAGTTGGCAACTTATAGCTATTTGTTTATTGATTTTTAGCTTCTTCATTTTACAATTCTATAGAAATAATCCTGAAGATTTTAACATGATACCTGATGGTTCTAAAATAATAGAGGATAAGGTGAAAATAAAAAAAGTAGAACATCAATTTACGTTAAAAGAAGCAAAAGAAACACGAGCTTTTTGGGTGTTCGGACTTACATTAGCATTTAATAGTTTTTTTATAACAGGATTTACTTTTCATATCGTATCCATATTCGCAAATCACGATTATTCTAAAAGTGAGGCCATTTCCATTTTTTTACCCATATCAATTATAGCCATTTCTGTAGGGACTCTTTTTAATATATTAAGCGATTATGTTCGTCAGAAAATATTACTTTACCTAATGTTGTTTAGTGGCTTATTAGCTACTGTAGGATTATTGCTACTTGGTAATTCAATTAGAATATATTTATTAGTTATAGGATTAGGCGGTATGGGCGGTATGTTTTCAGTTATAAATGCAGTGTCTTGGCCTAGATATTATGGTAGATTACATTTAGGTGCAATAACGGGTAAAATAATGAGTTTTTTAGTGATTGCAAGTGCTATTGCTCCAAGCTTGTTTAGTTATAGTTACACTACTTTGGGGTCTTACAGTTATATCAGTTATCTTAATATTATTTTTTTGATAACACTTATCATAGCATCTATAAAAGCTAAAAATCCTCAGTAATAACAGTACTGTTATATTATTTAGCATTATATTTATCAATCAAACTAAAAAAGTAAAATAGTACTATGCAATCATATTCAATAGAAGAAATTAATAATATATTGGACGGAGAGCTTGTAGGGCATACAACTTCTCAAATAACAGGTCCAGAACAACTAGATAAAGCTGAAAATAACCACATAACTTTCATAGGTAGTACCAAATATATTAAATATTGGGATGCATCTAAGGCTTCTGCAGCCATTGTCAATGAAAAGTTCACCGTTGAACCCGGAGAGAATCGTGCCTTGATAAAAGTAAAAAATGCAGATTTGGCCATGGCAAAACTTTTAGAAGTTTTTAATCCGCCACCTCCAGTTTTTGATATT
The nucleotide sequence above comes from Aureibaculum algae. Encoded proteins:
- a CDS encoding MFS transporter, whose amino-acid sequence is MSTTNKFSFVNPNKVPFFYGYIVLFIGTIGVWASIPGQTVGVSVFTDPVKDALGLTRNQFSNAYMIGTFMSSFFVARAGVLFDKYGARYVAFFAAIFLAISLLLASVSVSISEFFKTLFNNTSWIIPFSVISLLFFMIRFSGQGVLTMASRNMIMIWFDKNRGKVNALSSVAVSLGFSSSPILLNRLIDDHGWQLSWQLIAICLLIFSFFILQFYRNNPEDFNMIPDGSKIIEDKVKIKKVEHQFTLKEAKETRAFWVFGLTLAFNSFFITGFTFHIVSIFANHDYSKSEAISIFLPISIIAISVGTLFNILSDYVRQKILLYLMLFSGLLATVGLLLLGNSIRIYLLVIGLGGMGGMFSVINAVSWPRYYGRLHLGAITGKIMSFLVIASAIAPSLFSYSYTTLGSYSYISYLNIIFLITLIIASIKAKNPQ
- a CDS encoding MFS transporter, whose amino-acid sequence is MQKNDPYAALRFKEFNIFLVMRFAMVFAWSMQFVVIEWQVYSLTKDPLSLGIIGLMEVIPAVSLALFAGHIVDQKEKKGLLIKCLLAFSVISFGLFLLTWPEVISGWSSNKILYSIYFLVFLGGFIRAFLGPTIFSLFALIVPKKIYPNAATWSSSVWQMGVVLGPALAGFSINWIGVHWSLCLVFAFSIIALISLSFISKKPILNPKIGENVFKSLKEGIKFVYSTKVILGAITLDMIAVLFGGAVALLPIFAQDILHVGSEGFGILRASPAVGALLIMFTSAYFPLNKNAGMKLLAAIFGFGICIIVFGLSSWFWISVVALFLSGVTDGISMIIRQTILQLKTPDHMRGRVASVNSMFVGSSNELGAFESGLTAKLMGTVTAVVFGGAMTLLTVGMTGAFFPKLRKLDLRKDIKEHEKE